From the genome of Desulfurobacteriaceae bacterium:
AAAAATTCTTGAAAAATTTGAAAAATTTGCTGGAAAAGGCTTTCAACTCTTCTTAACTGGTAGTGGAGGAGAAACAATAGCAAAAGCTTTAGATGTAAAGTTTGTACAAGAAGTAAATGCTTTAAGTCTTGCAATAGAGAAGCTCCACAAAGATGTAGGTTCGGTAGTGGAACTTGGTGGACAAGATGCAAAGATGATTTTCTTTTTTGGAAAAAGAAAGATAACAACGATGAATGACAAGTGTGCAGGAGGAACTGGAGCAACTATAGATAGAATTATCTCCAAGCTCAAAATACCAATTGAAAAGGCTACAAAAATTAAGTTTGACATAAACAAAGTTCATGAAGTAGCCGCAAAGTGTGGAGTTTTTGCTGAGACCGACATTAATGGTCTGCAAAAAGTTGGAGTTCCTGAAGATGAACTTCTAATATCTTTGTTCAACGCTATAGTCCTTCAGAACCTTGCAGTCCTTACAAGAGGAAACACCTTACGTCCGAAAGTTTTACTTCTTGGGGGACCCAATACTTTCTTTCCTGCTTTGCAAGAAGCTTGGAAACATCATTTGGAGAAACTATGGGAGGAAAAAGAAATACCATTTGATAGAACAAGTGTAATTGTTCCTAAGAATGCTCAGTACTATGCTGCCTTAGGAAGTGCTTTATTTTACGAGTTTGAGGAGAGCCCTTATAAAGGGAAGGAAAAACTTTTAGGTTTTGAAAAACGTTCTTTAGTAGTTCTAAAGGAAAGGACGGGAGAAAGAGGACTTTTAAAAGAAGGAGAGGATTTAGAAGAATTTAAAGAAAAATATAGTGTAAAGCCTTTTACACCGAAAAGATTCAGAAAAGGTGAAGAAGTAAAGGCTTTTCTAGGAATAGATGGAGGGTCAACCTCTACAAAGGCGGTTTTGATCAATGAAAGTGGAGAACTAATAGCCACAGCCTATACATTATCCCTTGGAAATCCGCTGAAAGACGTAAAGGAAGTGGTAAGAAAACTAAAGGAGCAAATTGAAGGAAATGGTGCAAAACTCTCTATTTTGGGAGTGGGGATTACAGGTTACGCGAAGGATATGTTAAAGGAAATAATAGGTGGAGACGTAGCTATTGTAGAAACAGTAGCTCATACGGTTTCAGCAAAACATTTTTTTAAAGATTTTGATGTTATCGTTGATGTGGGAGGACAAGACATAAAAGTAATGATAATGAAAAATGGAGAGATAAAGGACTTTAAACTCAACACCCAGTGCTCTGCTGGAAATGGGTATTTTCTCCAATCAACTGCTGAAAGATTTGGATACAGGGTAGAAAAGTTTGCCGAGGTTGCTTTCAAAGCTAAACTTGTTCCAAAGTTCAACTTTGGATGTGCAGTTTTCTTAGAGCAGGATATTGTTAACTTTCAACGTCTTGGATGGCAACCCCACGAAATAATGGCAGGTCTTGCAAAGGTTCTTCCTAAGAATATTTGGTTTTATGTAGTTAAAGAACCTAACCTTAGAAAACTTGGTAAACGTTTTATTTTGCAAGGAGGAACACAGAAAAACCTTGCAGCGGTAAAAGCTCAGGTTGATTTTATTAAAGAGAGAGTAGAAGATGCCGAAATCTTTGTTCATCCGATAACTGGTGAAGCCGGAGCTTTTGGAGCTGCGATAGAAGCTTTAAAGGAGTACCAAGGAAAAACAAACTTTATTGGACTTGACAACCTACTTAACCTCTCGTACACCATAAAGAGCGACCAAACAACCAAATGCACTTTTTGTCCAAATAAATGTCAAAGAACCTTTATTACTGCTAAGGGTAGAACTTTTGTGGTTGCACCTTGCGAGAAAGGAACAGCTCTTGATATTGAAGAAGCAAAGAAAATTACAAAGGAACTTTCAAAGATAAGAAAGGAAAATCCAAACCTTCAAGAGATAGCTGCTAAAAAAGTTTTTGAAAGCTATCCAGTTAAGACCGTTTTTGAAACTAAAAGGTTTGGGATACTTAGTAGAGAAAGCGTAATAGAGAAAAGAAAGAACCTAAGAATTGGAATTCCAAGAGTTTTAAACTTCTACTCTCTTACTCCTTTCTTTAGGGGATACTTGGAGTCTCTAGGGATTAAAAACTTTATTTTTTCAGATTACACTTCCGAAAGGTTGATAAGAGAAGAGCTAAAAGGAGGAGCCATTGATCCTTGTTTCCCAAGTAAAGTGGCCCTTGCACACATTAACAACTTGATAAAGAAGAATCCAGACGTAATACTTTTTCCAAAAATAGTTTCTTTAATTCCGTTTTTTAAAGACTCTGAAGGTTCTTGGGCTTGTCCTACTGTAAGTGCTACTTCCCTTTCTGTAAAGGCCGTTTTGACAAAAGAGAAGGATATTTTCAGAGAAAAGGGAATAATATTCTTAGATCCGGTTTTACATTTCCATGATAAAGATCTCTTGGAATACGAGATGTTTAAAGCTTTTAAAGATGTCTTGAAACTTACAAAAAGCGAAAACAAAAAAGCAATAGAAGAAGGATTTAGATCCTTGAATCTTTACTTAGGAGAAATGAGAAAGTTAGGAAAAGAAATTCTGGAAAAACTTGAGAAGGAAAACAGAATAGGTATTCTAGTTCT
Proteins encoded in this window:
- a CDS encoding BadF/BadG/BcrA/BcrD ATPase family protein, with the protein product MVSAGIDVGSTTVKGVLIDENGRILVEHYERHEAKQIEKVLKILEKFEKFAGKGFQLFLTGSGGETIAKALDVKFVQEVNALSLAIEKLHKDVGSVVELGGQDAKMIFFFGKRKITTMNDKCAGGTGATIDRIISKLKIPIEKATKIKFDINKVHEVAAKCGVFAETDINGLQKVGVPEDELLISLFNAIVLQNLAVLTRGNTLRPKVLLLGGPNTFFPALQEAWKHHLEKLWEEKEIPFDRTSVIVPKNAQYYAALGSALFYEFEESPYKGKEKLLGFEKRSLVVLKERTGERGLLKEGEDLEEFKEKYSVKPFTPKRFRKGEEVKAFLGIDGGSTSTKAVLINESGELIATAYTLSLGNPLKDVKEVVRKLKEQIEGNGAKLSILGVGITGYAKDMLKEIIGGDVAIVETVAHTVSAKHFFKDFDVIVDVGGQDIKVMIMKNGEIKDFKLNTQCSAGNGYFLQSTAERFGYRVEKFAEVAFKAKLVPKFNFGCAVFLEQDIVNFQRLGWQPHEIMAGLAKVLPKNIWFYVVKEPNLRKLGKRFILQGGTQKNLAAVKAQVDFIKERVEDAEIFVHPITGEAGAFGAAIEALKEYQGKTNFIGLDNLLNLSYTIKSDQTTKCTFCPNKCQRTFITAKGRTFVVAPCEKGTALDIEEAKKITKELSKIRKENPNLQEIAAKKVFESYPVKTVFETKRFGILSRESVIEKRKNLRIGIPRVLNFYSLTPFFRGYLESLGIKNFIFSDYTSERLIREELKGGAIDPCFPSKVALAHINNLIKKNPDVILFPKIVSLIPFFKDSEGSWACPTVSATSLSVKAVLTKEKDIFREKGIIFLDPVLHFHDKDLLEYEMFKAFKDVLKLTKSENKKAIEEGFRSLNLYLGEMRKLGKEILEKLEKENRIGILVLGRPYHNDPGINHGILEEIQKRGYPILTIDSLPFDENFEISKVWKKSYSENTNRKIWGAVFASKHKNLAV